One stretch of Zingiber officinale cultivar Zhangliang chromosome 6B, Zo_v1.1, whole genome shotgun sequence DNA includes these proteins:
- the LOC121988409 gene encoding uncharacterized protein At1g76660-like, with the protein MAGNRGGRGNSTGEVATISSGPATAIRSLEPRMDWRERSRWVACFCGLSCFCFGSRKRVKQIVPASRTPDGSTSTSHLNGSTSSGISTQNNALNLSILAPPSSPASFSNSALPSTAQSPNCFLSVSANSPGGISSTMFAIGPYAHETQLVSPPVFSTVTTEPSTAPLTPPPELAYFTTPSSPDVPYARFLSSAMDIIGSGKANGVSYLPSTYSVATDLRVNCPLYPASPSSSQISPASGTPRTRLYSPFWERDNPAQWGASTPTHSSPGSRNASTKLPGLDSSTTRNFIVYPDSSFFYPATSAQFHLDQVQQPFPNSAGKLTFSREADVHSSCGSQQHKTCKQDVEEIEAYRASFGFSVDEITTSQNCAEPSDPLHLILVKPQ; encoded by the exons ATGGCAGGGAACCGCGGCGGCAGAGGAAACAGCACTGGTGAGGTGGCGACCATCAGCTCCGGGCCGGCCACCGCTATTCGTTCTTTGGAGCCAAGAATGGACTGGCGTGAGAGG AGTAGATGGGTGGCTTGCTTTTGTGGACTGTCCTGTTTCTGTTTCGGATCACGAAAACGAGTGAAACAGATTGTTCCTGCATCACGTACTCCAGATGGGAGCACATCAACTAGCCATTTAAATGGATCTACATCTTCTGGAATTTCTACTCAAAATAATGCACTGAACTTATCCATTCTCGCGCCACCTTCATCTCCAGCATCATTTTCAAACTCTGCACTCCCTTCAACAGCCCAATCACCTAATTGTTTCTTGTCAGTCTCAGCCAATTCTCCTGGAGGAATATCATCAACCATGTTTGCAATAGGACCATATGCTCATGAAACTCAGTTGGTGTCACCTCCTGTGTTTTCTACCGTTACAACAGAACCATCCACGGCTCCATTGACCCCTCCACCAGAGCTTGCTTACTTTACTACACCATCATCCCCCGATGTACCTTATGCGAGGTTTCTGTCATCAGCTATGGATATTATTGGTTCAGGGAAAGCCAATGGAGTGTCTTATTTGCCATCAACTTATTCGGTTGCTACTGATCTCCGAGTGAATTGTCCATTGTACCCTGCGAGTCCTTCAAGCAGCCAAATATCACCTGCCTCTGGAACCCCTAGAACTAGGTTGTATTCTCCTTTTTGGGAGCGTGATAACCCTGCACAATGGGGTGCTTCCACACCCACTCATAGCTCTCCTGGTTCCAGGAATGCATCGACCAAGTTGCCTGGACTTGATTCATCTACAACCAGAAATTTCATAGTTTATCCTGATTCCAGCTTCTTCTATCCGGCAACATCAGCACAGTTTCACTTGGATCAGGTGCAGCAACCATTTCCTAATTCCGCCGGGAAGCTTACTTTTTCCAGGGAAGCAGATGTCCACTCGAGCTGTGGAAGCCAACAACATAAAACTTGCAAACAAGATGTGGAAGAAATTGAAGCTTACAGGGCATCATTTGGATTCAGTGTGGATGAAATCACCACATCTCAAAATTGTGCGGAGCCATCTGATCCACTCCATTTAATATTAGTAAAACCACAATAG